The Rubrivirga sp. SAORIC476 genome contains a region encoding:
- a CDS encoding TonB-dependent receptor, producing the protein MLIPDLAMQGVPTAPVSASVRPASAPRWGGLAVALLVLLTAVPAAAQGTIAGTITDPASGFTVINASVFVLGTTRGAATDLDGNYRIEGLRAGDYTVRVSYVGYQTKEFTGITVRNGETTRLDVELEEAALGLENEVLVVGEAPLIDVERAESAYTITEDQIASRPVRDVQDVISNQAGVTQDPTGLYIRGGRATETGYVVDGVSAKDPLAGTGFGLDLGSNALGEVEVVTTGADASVGDATSGVVSIRTREGTDTFDLRGSYQRDNFGFNDDWSSSFNEDNVELSLAGPIVPGHLRFFASGQGTFADGFERFVTTQDSTFSSVPTQVSSSILSDAWAPRRGNRWNGLGKLVFLPKSGMKLVGSYQRSLAVNQNTRMLQVTGNDAVVAPGFQYAFALQPDQANTYTQDANLGYLLWTHALGGNSIYEVQVSRLFTRLRADANGRDWRPANVDSELDPFSIPGFPGTIFGDPTSVPSDTALFVLPGPGYFNNGGVATDWHDHFAEQVTARAEYTRFTASEAYELTLGSEFTLNDYQWIDITRPWVGAPIQLPDGTFTQSNRLGQSSDIWRVKPRRASFYTTNRFRYNGLIASIGARFEGWAAGSYVDDLVADSAFTIPATLREGYLEDTTPLLGLRWKARLLPKLNVSFPIRDNQVLFFSYGHSMRLAHPTYVYANLDPFYQDRSFFSDLGNPNLDPEIDIAYELGVRNQITADDALNVTAFWRDKFDFITVASVTIADPTGRETNRALRVNGDFARVRGIEVAYTKRIDGWFLGQFSGSYSRATGLSSTNNDALQDLIQNGNSDNTFETPLAWDRPLDLKASVTLSHDEDRPWMGIPGLNRVRMFIGTTFRSGQRYTPVEFVGNEVNPFTGVRDWRPVYETVDDPALRFSETGAPWWWFDLRAERKFGIGGSDMVFSLEIENLFNQKNSVIVNPVTGKAYPVIEPGTDVTTLRGNPDYDVPGFLRDPRFEDPNTSGLPPFNPARFLSPRHVVVGLSYKF; encoded by the coding sequence ATGCTGATTCCCGATCTCGCCATGCAGGGTGTCCCCACCGCGCCGGTCTCCGCCTCCGTCCGTCCCGCCTCGGCGCCGAGGTGGGGAGGGCTGGCCGTGGCGCTGCTCGTGCTGCTCACCGCCGTGCCCGCTGCCGCGCAGGGCACCATCGCCGGCACCATCACCGACCCGGCCTCCGGCTTCACCGTGATCAACGCGAGCGTGTTCGTGCTCGGCACGACGCGCGGCGCGGCCACCGACCTCGACGGCAACTACCGCATCGAAGGCCTCCGCGCGGGCGATTACACCGTCCGCGTGTCCTACGTGGGCTACCAGACGAAGGAGTTCACCGGCATCACCGTCCGCAACGGCGAGACCACCCGCCTCGACGTGGAACTGGAGGAGGCCGCGCTGGGGCTGGAGAACGAGGTGCTGGTCGTCGGCGAGGCGCCGCTGATCGACGTGGAGCGCGCCGAGAGCGCCTACACGATCACCGAGGACCAGATCGCCTCGCGCCCGGTGCGCGACGTGCAGGACGTGATCTCGAACCAGGCCGGCGTGACGCAGGACCCGACCGGCCTCTACATCCGCGGCGGGCGCGCGACGGAGACCGGCTACGTGGTCGACGGCGTGAGCGCCAAGGACCCGCTCGCGGGGACCGGCTTCGGCCTCGACCTGGGCTCCAACGCCCTCGGCGAGGTCGAGGTGGTCACGACCGGCGCCGACGCCTCCGTGGGCGACGCTACCTCGGGTGTGGTCTCGATCCGCACGCGGGAGGGCACCGACACGTTCGACCTCCGGGGCTCGTACCAGCGCGACAACTTCGGCTTCAACGACGACTGGTCGAGCTCCTTCAACGAGGACAACGTGGAGCTGTCGCTGGCCGGGCCGATCGTGCCGGGCCACCTGCGCTTCTTCGCTTCCGGGCAGGGCACCTTCGCCGACGGCTTCGAGCGCTTCGTGACCACGCAGGACTCGACCTTCTCGTCGGTCCCGACCCAGGTCTCCAGCTCGATCCTGTCGGACGCCTGGGCGCCGCGCCGGGGCAACCGCTGGAACGGCCTCGGCAAGCTCGTCTTCCTGCCGAAGTCCGGCATGAAGCTGGTCGGCAGCTACCAGCGCTCGCTGGCGGTCAACCAGAACACGCGGATGCTGCAGGTGACCGGCAACGACGCCGTCGTGGCGCCGGGCTTCCAGTACGCGTTCGCGCTCCAGCCCGATCAGGCGAACACGTACACGCAGGACGCCAACCTGGGCTACCTGCTCTGGACGCACGCGCTCGGCGGCAACTCGATCTACGAGGTCCAGGTCTCGCGCCTCTTCACGCGCCTCCGCGCCGACGCCAACGGCCGCGACTGGCGGCCCGCCAACGTGGACTCGGAGCTGGACCCGTTCTCGATCCCCGGCTTCCCAGGCACCATCTTCGGCGACCCGACCAGCGTGCCGTCCGACACGGCGCTGTTCGTGCTGCCCGGCCCGGGCTACTTCAACAACGGCGGCGTCGCGACCGACTGGCACGACCACTTCGCCGAGCAGGTCACCGCCCGGGCCGAGTACACGCGCTTCACGGCGTCGGAAGCCTACGAGCTGACGCTCGGGTCCGAGTTCACGCTCAACGACTACCAGTGGATCGACATCACGCGGCCGTGGGTCGGCGCCCCGATTCAGCTTCCCGACGGCACGTTCACCCAGTCCAACCGGCTGGGGCAGTCGTCGGACATCTGGCGGGTCAAGCCGCGCCGGGCGTCCTTCTACACGACCAACCGGTTCCGCTACAACGGCCTGATCGCCTCCATTGGCGCTCGTTTCGAGGGCTGGGCGGCCGGCTCCTACGTGGACGACCTCGTGGCCGACTCGGCGTTCACGATCCCGGCGACGCTCCGGGAGGGCTACCTGGAGGACACGACGCCGCTGCTCGGGCTCCGCTGGAAGGCGCGTCTGCTGCCGAAGCTCAACGTGAGCTTCCCGATTCGCGACAACCAGGTGCTGTTCTTCAGCTACGGCCACTCGATGCGGCTGGCGCACCCGACCTACGTCTACGCCAACCTGGACCCCTTCTACCAGGACCGGTCGTTCTTCTCCGACCTCGGCAACCCGAACCTGGACCCGGAGATCGACATCGCCTACGAGTTGGGCGTCCGCAACCAGATCACCGCCGACGACGCGCTCAACGTGACTGCGTTCTGGCGCGACAAGTTCGACTTCATCACGGTCGCCTCGGTCACCATCGCCGACCCGACGGGCCGCGAGACGAACCGCGCCTTGCGCGTCAACGGCGACTTCGCGCGCGTCCGCGGCATTGAGGTCGCCTACACCAAGCGCATCGACGGGTGGTTCCTGGGCCAGTTCTCGGGCAGCTACTCCCGCGCGACGGGCCTCTCGTCGACCAACAACGACGCGCTGCAGGACCTCATCCAGAACGGCAACTCGGACAACACCTTCGAGACGCCGCTCGCGTGGGACCGTCCGCTCGACCTCAAGGCGTCGGTTACATTGTCGCACGACGAAGACCGTCCGTGGATGGGCATCCCCGGCCTCAACCGGGTCCGCATGTTCATCGGAACGACGTTCCGGAGCGGCCAGCGCTACACCCCGGTCGAGTTCGTCGGCAACGAGGTGAACCCGTTCACGGGCGTGCGCGACTGGCGGCCGGTGTATGAGACCGTGGATGACCCCGCGCTGCGCTTCTCCGAGACGGGCGCGCCGTGGTGGTGGTTCGACCTCCGCGCCGAGCGCAAGTTTGGCATCGGGGGCAGCGACATGGTCTTCTCGCTGGAGATCGAGAACCTCTTCAACCAGAAGAACAGCGTCATCGTGAACCCGGTGACCGGCAAGGCCTACCCGGTGATCGAGCCGGGCACCGACGTCACGACGCTGCGCGGCAACCCGGACTACGACGTGCCGGGCTTCCTCCGCGACCCCCGCTTCGAGGACCCGAACACGAGCGGCCTGCCGCCCTTCAACCCGGCCCGTTTCCTGTCGCCCCGCCACGTGGTGGTCGGGCTGAGCTACAAGTTCTAA